A region from the Methanofollis liminatans DSM 4140 genome encodes:
- a CDS encoding HEAT repeat domain-containing protein, producing the protein MPADIQECPISDGEEEIEGLDRELADLVLSLGDSSLVARWEAIASLIRAGAPAVPRLIGALKDANKYVRWGAAEALGRIDDPRAVEPLIAALRDHDKDVRWKAAISLGSMRANEAVCPLIRTLKDDDTDVRWGAATALGEIGDQRAVEYLLAALDEKGSHENRDGVIIALGEIGDSRAVDALVAALDDRNYEIRFEAVKALGKIGDPAAATALLERLRDENWEVRLVTAEALARLKEGGVTGSLFALLTDTSSDVRRTVAGILGETGDQQAVEPLIAVLRHDEECRYEAAEALGRIGDPRAIAPLQQVYEFCDPCVRVAILNALSAIAMKNRGSPGSFQISGQ; encoded by the coding sequence ATGCCAGCCGATATTCAGGAGTGCCCCATATCCGACGGGGAAGAGGAAATAGAGGGCCTTGATCGGGAGCTTGCGGACCTTGTGCTGTCTCTTGGCGATTCCAGCCTTGTGGCGCGATGGGAGGCGATCGCTTCCCTGATCCGGGCCGGCGCCCCGGCCGTACCCCGCCTGATCGGCGCACTGAAGGACGCAAACAAATATGTGCGCTGGGGCGCCGCAGAGGCCCTCGGCAGAATAGACGATCCGCGCGCCGTCGAGCCTCTGATTGCGGCGCTGCGTGACCACGACAAAGACGTCCGCTGGAAAGCGGCGATCAGTCTCGGTTCGATGCGGGCAAACGAGGCGGTCTGCCCCCTGATCCGGACGTTGAAAGACGATGACACCGACGTGCGCTGGGGTGCGGCGACGGCCCTCGGGGAGATCGGCGACCAGCGCGCCGTCGAGTACCTCCTTGCAGCCCTGGACGAGAAGGGGAGCCATGAAAACCGGGACGGCGTGATCATCGCCCTCGGTGAGATCGGCGACTCCCGCGCTGTGGACGCCCTCGTCGCCGCCCTCGATGACCGCAACTACGAGATCAGGTTCGAAGCGGTCAAGGCCCTCGGAAAGATCGGCGATCCGGCGGCGGCGACAGCGCTCCTGGAGCGACTCAGGGACGAGAACTGGGAGGTCAGACTGGTGACGGCAGAGGCGCTCGCCCGCCTGAAGGAAGGCGGGGTGACCGGTTCGCTTTTCGCCCTCCTCACCGACACCTCTTCAGACGTGCGCCGGACAGTCGCCGGGATCCTCGGGGAGACCGGCGATCAGCAGGCGGTGGAGCCGCTCATCGCCGTTCTGCGGCACGACGAGGAATGCCGCTACGAGGCCGCCGAGGCCCTCGGCAGAATAGGAGACCCCCGCGCCATCGCACCACTCCAGCAGGTCTACGAGTTCTGCGACCCCTGCGTCAGGGTCGCCATTCTCAACGCACTCTCCGCCATCGCGATGAAAAATAGAGGATCGCCAGGATCCTTTCAGATCAGCGGACAATAA
- the nadC gene encoding carboxylating nicotinate-nucleotide diphosphorylase: MIDRDQLIGFLHEDAPYGDITSEALVPADLQTRAAIRAKEPCVIAGLEEAAFIFIYLGVAAVAAVEDGAAIPAGTVVMTVEGPARAVLRAERPALNLIGRMSGIATATRAAAESARAANPAARVAPTRKTAPGLRALDKKAAMIGGGEPHRFSLSDMFLIKDNHLALVGIEEAVRRAKAYSRYHRIEVEAESADDAVRAARAGADIVLLDNMTPAGVAEALDALRAAGLRDRVTIEVSGRVTAETVPAYAGAGADIISMGALTHTVRNIDVGLDIT, from the coding sequence ATGATCGATCGCGACCAGTTGATCGGGTTTCTCCACGAAGACGCACCCTATGGCGACATCACCTCAGAAGCCCTCGTCCCCGCAGACCTCCAGACCCGGGCGGCGATCCGGGCGAAAGAGCCCTGCGTGATCGCCGGGCTCGAAGAGGCGGCGTTCATCTTCATCTACCTCGGCGTCGCGGCCGTCGCCGCCGTCGAGGACGGGGCGGCAATCCCGGCGGGCACCGTCGTGATGACCGTCGAAGGCCCGGCGCGCGCCGTCCTCCGGGCCGAACGCCCGGCACTCAACCTCATCGGCAGGATGAGCGGGATCGCCACCGCCACGCGCGCGGCTGCAGAGTCGGCCCGCGCCGCGAACCCGGCCGCACGGGTCGCCCCGACACGGAAAACCGCCCCGGGCCTCAGGGCCCTCGACAAGAAGGCGGCGATGATCGGTGGCGGCGAACCCCACCGCTTCTCCCTCTCTGACATGTTCCTCATCAAGGACAACCACCTCGCCCTCGTCGGCATCGAGGAGGCAGTACGGCGGGCAAAGGCCTATTCCCGCTACCACCGGATTGAGGTCGAGGCTGAGTCTGCCGATGACGCTGTCCGTGCGGCCAGGGCCGGGGCCGATATCGTCCTCCTCGACAACATGACGCCGGCCGGCGTGGCCGAAGCCTTAGACGCCCTCAGAGCCGCCGGGCTGAGGGACCGGGTCACGATCGAGGTCTCAGGCAGGGTCACCGCGGAGACTGTCCCCGCCTATGCAGGGGCCGGGGCCGATATCATCAGCATGGGCGCGCTGACCCATACCGTCAGAAACATCGACGTCGGTCTGGACATCACCTGA
- a CDS encoding ArsB/NhaD family transporter, whose protein sequence is MLYTELLAIAVFLITYALIIDERIHRAVAAMAGAAVIVFTQIVPWEKIPEYLDLGTIFLLMGMMIIVNTARKSGLFEYIAIRTAKLANGSPIKVLILFSIVTAVVSAFLDNVTTVLLLTPMLLYIAKLMKLNPVPFLLSEIFASNVGGAATLIGDPPNIMIASASGLTFNDFLMTMGPIVLVDMVIMLGMLYLIYGKGLRVRPEEQQKIVQTIGALDERAAILDRSLFNKSIATILLVVFLFFIHSSLGLEPAIIALTGAAIILLWSRVQPDEILERIEWPALFFFGGLFIIVGALVETGLISQIAGFVISHVHTTGEAMVLIAWFAAIASAIVDNIPLTATLIPLIQDMGMAMDIKPLWWALSLGACLGGNGTAIAASANVVVIGIAEREGISISFMEFLKMGMLILFVTVGVGVGMLLLFFGW, encoded by the coding sequence ATGCTCTACACGGAACTCCTGGCAATCGCCGTATTTCTCATCACCTATGCCCTGATCATCGACGAGCGGATCCACCGTGCCGTTGCGGCGATGGCCGGCGCGGCAGTGATCGTCTTTACCCAGATCGTCCCCTGGGAGAAGATCCCTGAATACCTGGACCTCGGGACGATCTTCCTCTTAATGGGGATGATGATCATCGTCAACACGGCGCGCAAGAGCGGGCTCTTCGAGTATATCGCAATCAGGACGGCGAAGCTGGCCAATGGGAGCCCCATCAAGGTGTTGATCCTCTTCTCGATCGTCACCGCCGTCGTCTCAGCGTTTCTCGACAACGTGACGACAGTCCTCCTCCTCACCCCGATGCTTCTCTACATCGCGAAGCTGATGAAGCTCAACCCGGTGCCCTTCCTCCTCTCCGAGATCTTCGCCTCGAATGTCGGCGGCGCGGCAACCCTCATCGGCGACCCGCCCAACATCATGATCGCCTCGGCGTCGGGCCTCACCTTCAACGATTTTCTGATGACCATGGGGCCGATCGTGCTCGTGGACATGGTGATCATGCTCGGCATGCTCTATCTCATCTACGGGAAAGGCCTGCGCGTGCGCCCTGAGGAGCAGCAGAAGATCGTGCAGACGATCGGCGCCCTTGACGAGCGGGCGGCGATTCTCGACCGCTCTCTCTTCAACAAGTCCATCGCAACGATCCTGCTCGTGGTATTCCTCTTCTTCATCCACTCCAGCCTGGGCCTTGAACCGGCGATCATCGCCCTCACCGGTGCGGCGATCATCCTCCTCTGGAGCCGGGTTCAGCCCGACGAGATCCTGGAGCGGATCGAGTGGCCCGCCCTCTTCTTCTTCGGCGGGCTCTTCATCATCGTCGGCGCCCTGGTCGAGACCGGGCTGATCTCGCAGATCGCCGGGTTCGTGATCAGCCATGTCCATACCACCGGCGAGGCGATGGTCCTGATTGCCTGGTTCGCCGCCATCGCCTCGGCGATCGTGGACAATATTCCCCTGACCGCCACCCTCATCCCCCTCATCCAGGATATGGGGATGGCGATGGACATCAAGCCGCTCTGGTGGGCGCTCTCCCTGGGTGCATGTCTCGGCGGGAACGGCACCGCCATCGCCGCGTCTGCAAATGTCGTCGTCATCGGGATCGCCGAGCGCGAGGGCATCTCTATCAGTTTCATGGAGTTCCTGAAGATGGGCATGCTCATCCTGTTCGTGACCGTGGGCGTCGGTGTCGGCATGCTCCTCCTCTTCTTCGGGTGGTGA
- the nadA gene encoding quinolinate synthase NadA, translating into MIADEIRRLAAEQGAVILAHNYERPEVQDVADFLGDSLELAIRAKETTADVIVFCGVDFMAETAKILNPGRKVILPVQDATCPLAEALTPEMVREARASHPGAAVVLYVNSTAECKAEADITCTSANAVDVVRSLAEDVVLFGPDANLAHFVQQHLPEKQIVPLPPEGHCPLHVRFSLADVEAGHARGDTVVCHPECNPDVQAASDLVASTGGMVREAPHHAAWTVLTEEAMTYRLSCLYPEAAFHPVEGAECEDMKKIRLEDVLHALRTGEYEVQVEATIAARARHAIERMIALPR; encoded by the coding sequence ATGATCGCCGACGAGATCAGGAGGCTCGCCGCAGAGCAGGGAGCGGTGATCCTCGCCCACAACTACGAGAGGCCGGAGGTGCAGGACGTCGCCGACTTCCTGGGCGACAGTCTGGAACTCGCGATCAGGGCGAAGGAGACGACCGCAGACGTGATCGTCTTCTGCGGGGTGGACTTCATGGCCGAGACGGCGAAGATCCTCAACCCGGGCCGGAAGGTGATCCTGCCGGTGCAGGATGCGACCTGCCCCCTGGCAGAGGCCCTGACACCGGAGATGGTGCGGGAGGCGCGGGCCTCCCACCCCGGGGCGGCGGTCGTCCTGTACGTGAACTCGACCGCCGAGTGCAAGGCCGAGGCCGACATCACCTGCACCTCGGCAAACGCCGTCGATGTAGTCAGGTCCCTCGCCGAGGATGTGGTCCTCTTCGGGCCCGACGCCAACCTCGCCCATTTCGTCCAGCAGCACCTCCCGGAAAAGCAGATCGTCCCCCTTCCCCCTGAAGGGCACTGCCCCCTTCACGTGCGGTTCAGCCTGGCCGACGTCGAGGCAGGACACGCCCGGGGCGACACCGTCGTCTGCCACCCGGAGTGCAACCCCGACGTCCAGGCGGCCTCCGACCTCGTCGCCTCGACCGGCGGGATGGTCAGGGAGGCCCCGCACCACGCCGCCTGGACGGTGCTCACCGAGGAGGCGATGACCTACCGCCTCAGCTGCCTCTACCCTGAGGCGGCCTTCCACCCGGTCGAGGGCGCGGAGTGCGAGGACATGAAGAAGATACGGCTTGAAGACGTCCTCCACGCCCTCAGGACCGGCGAGTACGAGGTGCAGGTGGAGGCGACAATCGCCGCACGGGCACGGCACGCCATCGAGCGGATGATCGCCCTGCCGAGATGA
- a CDS encoding universal stress protein, whose protein sequence is MIQRKFKDVAGTRYDTVMKEYREFLLTEEERKVPEVRSILMPLDYFVKEVPSMLYDTLSSYEGATVSLVYIIDLEVIRIVEDSLNADTVAEFKRKREAYGEEILRKTTADLERAGLPVKSRMFSGSKFENIAEVAESHDLIAVSKKYAASLTEVAAVSPVTLRLAQTVEKPIIIY, encoded by the coding sequence TTGATACAGAGAAAGTTCAAGGACGTGGCCGGCACCAGGTACGACACCGTCATGAAGGAGTATCGTGAGTTTCTTCTCACCGAGGAGGAGCGGAAGGTTCCTGAGGTGCGGTCCATCCTGATGCCGCTGGACTATTTTGTGAAAGAGGTTCCCTCCATGCTCTACGACACCCTCTCCAGCTATGAGGGCGCCACCGTCTCGCTCGTCTATATCATCGACCTCGAGGTGATCAGGATCGTCGAGGACAGCCTCAACGCCGACACCGTGGCCGAGTTCAAACGCAAACGCGAGGCGTATGGCGAGGAGATCCTGCGGAAGACGACTGCGGACCTTGAGCGGGCCGGCCTCCCGGTGAAGAGCCGGATGTTTTCCGGCAGTAAGTTCGAGAATATTGCCGAGGTAGCGGAGAGCCATGACCTGATTGCCGTATCGAAGAAATATGCTGCGTCCCTGACCGAGGTCGCAGCGGTCAGCCCGGTCACCCTGAGGCTGGCGCAGACGGTGGAAAAACCCATCATCATCTACTGA
- a CDS encoding MiaB/RimO family radical SAM methylthiotransferase has product MEGLRDRQVYIETYGCTYNHADTRKLALILEGQGCRIVAGPDEADVVVINTCTVIGKTERHMLRRIRAFADRDLYVTGCMPVVQAAEILGAAPSARLLFPEEISERFCGACTGVVGGAGIVQVAAGCAGRCAYCITRAARGPLRSRPKEAICREVEALVGRGAYEVQVTGQDVSAWGMDLGERLPALIDAVSVLPGDFLLRLGMMNPATAQGIAVPLARLLGEAKVFSFVHLPVQSGSDAVLAAMRRGYTAGEFEAMVAAFRKACPEVRICTDFIVGYPTETEEDFAESMALLRAIRPEKVNVTRYSPRPGTPAAALKTMPERIAKDRSRILDAAAKEIYREQNAALVGETVEAVVTCRKKEGSVVARDRAYREIVVPGNFLPGERLNVRITGNRTVYLTGRATSSNTGTANR; this is encoded by the coding sequence ATGGAAGGGCTCAGGGACAGACAGGTGTACATCGAGACCTATGGCTGCACCTACAACCACGCGGACACGCGCAAGCTGGCCCTGATCCTGGAGGGGCAGGGGTGCCGGATCGTCGCCGGCCCGGACGAGGCCGATGTAGTGGTGATCAACACCTGCACGGTGATCGGGAAGACCGAGCGGCATATGCTCAGGCGGATCCGTGCGTTCGCCGACCGCGACCTCTATGTCACCGGGTGCATGCCGGTCGTGCAGGCGGCGGAAATCCTCGGGGCGGCACCGTCTGCGCGGCTCCTCTTCCCCGAGGAGATCTCGGAGCGGTTTTGCGGGGCGTGCACCGGGGTGGTCGGGGGCGCGGGGATCGTCCAGGTCGCCGCCGGGTGCGCCGGGCGGTGCGCGTACTGCATCACCAGGGCTGCACGGGGGCCCTTGCGGAGCAGGCCGAAGGAGGCGATCTGCCGTGAGGTGGAGGCCCTGGTCGGGAGGGGGGCCTATGAGGTGCAGGTCACCGGGCAGGACGTGAGCGCCTGGGGGATGGACCTGGGCGAACGGCTGCCTGCCCTGATCGATGCCGTCTCCGTTCTGCCTGGCGATTTTCTGCTCCGCCTGGGGATGATGAACCCGGCGACGGCGCAGGGGATTGCCGTTCCCCTCGCCCGCCTCCTCGGGGAGGCAAAGGTCTTCTCGTTTGTCCATCTCCCGGTCCAGTCGGGCTCGGACGCCGTGCTCGCGGCGATGAGACGCGGCTATACGGCCGGGGAGTTCGAGGCGATGGTCGCCGCCTTCAGGAAGGCATGCCCTGAGGTGCGGATCTGCACCGATTTTATCGTGGGGTATCCCACCGAGACCGAGGAGGACTTCGCTGAGAGCATGGCCCTGCTCAGGGCGATCAGGCCGGAGAAGGTGAACGTCACCAGGTATTCGCCCCGCCCCGGGACGCCGGCCGCCGCCCTGAAGACGATGCCCGAACGGATCGCAAAGGACCGGTCCAGGATCCTGGACGCGGCGGCAAAGGAGATCTACCGGGAGCAGAACGCCGCCCTGGTGGGGGAGACGGTCGAGGCGGTGGTCACCTGCCGGAAGAAGGAGGGGTCGGTGGTGGCGCGGGACCGGGCGTACCGGGAGATCGTGGTGCCGGGGAATTTTCTGCCGGGCGAGCGGCTGAATGTCAGGATCACCGGGAACAGGACGGTGTACCTGACCGGCCGGGCCACATCATCAAATACCGGCACGGCCAACCGTTGA
- a CDS encoding ArsB/NhaD family transporter has product MYAEVIAVAVFLFTYALIIDERIHRAVAAMAGAAVIVFAQIVPWEKIPEYLDLGTIFLLMGMMIIVNTARKSGLFEYIAIRTAKLAHGSPIKVLILFSIVTAVVSAFLDNVTTVLLLTPMLLYIARVMELDPVPYLLSEIFASNIGGAATLIGDPPNIMIGSAAKLSFNDFLINMGPVVLVDFVVVLLVLVIVFRKRMQVEGAEQERIVRTIEALDERAAITDRSLFVKSIVTILLVVFLFFIHSSLGLEPAVVALTGAAIILLWSRVQPDEILEKIEWPALFFFGGLFVIVGALVETGLIAQVAAFVVAHVHTTGEAMILIAWFAAFASAIVDNIPLTATLIPLIQDMGASMDVGPLWWALSLGACLGGNGTAIGASANVVVIGIAEREGINIRFVDFLKMGMAVLVISVAIGVGILWLRYIW; this is encoded by the coding sequence ATGTACGCCGAGGTGATCGCCGTTGCGGTCTTTCTCTTCACCTACGCTCTGATCATCGACGAGCGTATCCACCGTGCCGTTGCGGCGATGGCCGGTGCGGCGGTGATCGTCTTTGCGCAGATCGTTCCCTGGGAGAAGATCCCCGAATACCTGGACCTCGGGACGATCTTCCTCTTAATGGGGATGATGATCATCGTCAACACGGCGCGCAAGAGCGGGCTCTTCGAGTATATCGCGATCAGGACGGCGAAACTGGCCCACGGGAGTCCCATTAAGGTGTTGATCCTCTTCTCGATCGTCACCGCCGTCGTCTCGGCGTTTCTCGACAACGTGACGACCGTCCTCCTCCTCACCCCGATGCTCCTCTACATTGCACGGGTGATGGAACTCGACCCGGTGCCGTACCTCCTCTCCGAGATCTTTGCCTCGAATATCGGCGGTGCGGCGACCCTCATCGGCGACCCCCCCAATATCATGATCGGCTCCGCTGCAAAACTCTCGTTCAACGATTTCCTTATCAATATGGGGCCGGTAGTGCTCGTGGACTTCGTGGTGGTCCTGCTGGTCCTGGTGATCGTCTTCAGGAAGAGGATGCAGGTCGAAGGCGCTGAACAGGAGCGGATCGTGCGGACGATCGAAGCCCTCGACGAGCGGGCGGCGATCACGGACAGATCTCTCTTCGTCAAATCGATCGTCACCATACTCCTGGTCGTCTTCCTCTTCTTCATCCACTCCAGCCTGGGCCTCGAACCAGCGGTCGTCGCCCTCACCGGTGCGGCGATCATCCTCCTCTGGAGCCGGGTTCAGCCCGACGAGATCCTGGAGAAAATCGAGTGGCCCGCCCTTTTCTTCTTCGGCGGACTCTTCGTCATCGTCGGCGCCCTGGTTGAGACCGGGCTGATCGCCCAGGTCGCCGCCTTCGTCGTCGCCCATGTCCACACCACCGGCGAGGCGATGATCCTGATCGCCTGGTTCGCCGCCTTCGCCTCGGCGATCGTGGACAACATCCCCCTGACCGCCACCCTCATCCCTCTCATTCAGGATATGGGCGCCTCGATGGATGTCGGGCCGCTCTGGTGGGCGCTCTCCCTTGGTGCGTGCCTCGGCGGGAACGGCACCGCCATCGGGGCGTCGGCGAATGTCGTCGTCATCGGGATCGCCGAGCGGGAAGGCATAAATATCAGGTTTGTCGATTTCCTAAAGATGGGAATGGCCGTTCTCGTCATCAGCGTGGCGATCGGCGTTGGCATCCTGTGGCTGCGGTATATCTGGTGA
- a CDS encoding universal stress protein, with product MKILVLIDGSKWSHMGALHAISIGKKKGAEVVLLSVLDKREARTMAFNYCTQSDKCEIIGTYEQNIWQDMHRSIEAELENIREYCTQEGCVCTIKIREGARREEIVAEIRENDYSLVVMGAFGQSGTSHPGSCLGEIAGEITTPLFIVR from the coding sequence ATGAAGATACTGGTTTTAATCGACGGATCAAAGTGGAGCCATATGGGGGCGTTGCATGCGATCTCCATTGGAAAGAAGAAAGGTGCGGAGGTCGTGCTCCTCTCCGTCCTCGACAAACGCGAGGCGAGGACGATGGCATTCAACTATTGCACCCAGAGCGATAAGTGTGAGATCATCGGGACCTACGAGCAGAATATCTGGCAGGACATGCACCGCTCCATCGAGGCTGAACTTGAAAATATCAGGGAGTACTGCACTCAGGAAGGCTGCGTCTGTACGATAAAGATCCGCGAGGGGGCGAGACGGGAGGAGATTGTGGCCGAGATCAGGGAGAACGACTACTCCCTTGTGGTGATGGGCGCTTTCGGCCAGAGCGGGACGTCACACCCCGGAAGTTGTCTCGGCGAGATCGCCGGCGAGATCACGACGCCCCTGTTTATTGTCCGCTGA
- a CDS encoding DUF1294 domain-containing protein: MITIDITAVILLAYALLNVCAFFLYGLDKRKAEKNAWRTPERTLLLCSLFGPFGAWAGMQQFRHKTTKPKFRLVPVFMVAHAAAIGLVVMHLAG; this comes from the coding sequence GTGATCACGATCGATATCACAGCCGTTATCCTGCTCGCATACGCCCTCTTAAACGTCTGCGCATTTTTCCTCTACGGCCTCGACAAGAGAAAGGCAGAGAAAAACGCCTGGAGAACCCCCGAGCGCACGCTGCTCTTATGCTCACTCTTCGGCCCGTTCGGGGCGTGGGCCGGCATGCAGCAGTTCAGGCACAAGACTACAAAACCGAAGTTCAGGCTCGTGCCGGTGTTCATGGTCGCGCACGCCGCGGCGATCGGGCTGGTCGTCATGCACCTGGCAGGGTGA
- the nadX gene encoding aspartate dehydrogenase, with the protein MLTIGLLGCGNIGNIIAKNHVGVEIVALFDQMPERAEELGRLCHAKAFGDIEEFLSEDFDLVVEAASVSAAQEYALSVLEHGKDLVVMSVGAFADEYFREEVTRRAAALGRRIHIPSGAIFGLDNLKIGQISGITKLLLRTTKNPRSLNMECTERMLLFSGQANECIKHYPKNTNVSVALELAAGRAVEVELWADPDVDRNVHEIVIEGDFGEATITVRNRPSPDNPSTSYLAALSIITLLKNLSEPMRIGT; encoded by the coding sequence ATGCTCACGATAGGTCTGCTGGGGTGCGGCAATATCGGGAATATCATCGCCAAAAATCATGTCGGCGTTGAAATTGTCGCCCTTTTCGACCAGATGCCCGAGCGTGCGGAGGAGCTGGGACGCCTCTGCCACGCAAAAGCATTCGGCGATATCGAGGAGTTTCTCAGCGAGGATTTTGATCTCGTTGTGGAAGCGGCCTCGGTTTCAGCCGCCCAGGAATATGCCCTCTCCGTGCTGGAGCACGGCAAGGATCTCGTCGTCATGAGCGTGGGAGCGTTCGCCGACGAATATTTCAGAGAGGAGGTAACCAGACGCGCCGCCGCGCTCGGGCGCAGGATCCATATCCCGAGCGGCGCTATCTTCGGGCTGGACAACCTCAAGATCGGGCAGATCTCCGGGATCACAAAGCTCCTCCTCAGGACCACCAAAAACCCCCGTTCCCTCAATATGGAATGTACCGAGCGCATGCTCCTCTTTTCCGGGCAGGCGAACGAGTGCATCAAGCACTACCCGAAGAACACCAATGTCTCGGTCGCCCTGGAGCTGGCCGCCGGGCGCGCCGTCGAGGTCGAACTCTGGGCCGACCCGGATGTCGATAGGAACGTCCACGAGATTGTCATCGAGGGCGACTTCGGCGAGGCGACGATCACCGTGCGGAACCGGCCGAGCCCTGACAACCCCTCGACCAGTTACCTTGCGGCCCTCTCCATCATCACCCTCCTCAAAAATCTCAGCGAACCGATGAGGATCGGGACATGA